CTCAAGTCCTATACTTCAGCATCTTTTCAATGTTCTGCTTCATTGGACTAGCCACCTGGCAGGTCTTCTACCTGTGATGCTTCAAGGCCAAGAAGTTGACTGAATAATGAATGAGGCATATTCTCCTCCCACCTTGTACCTCAGCCAGCAGAACATCGCTGGGATGTGCCTGGCCTAAGGCATCCTACCAGCAGCACCATCAAGGAATGTTGGAGGTTTCTTGCCAGAAATGATCTCTTTTGGTGTGCGAGGATATGGGGTACCACCTACACCCAACAAGTCAATGAGGGACTTCTTTTTAATTTGGTAGGATTTTGACTGGTTTTGCAACAATAGGTCTATTATTAGAATCACCTATGACAAAAAAATAAGGGTTACTTAGATAATGCCAAAGTCAGTATTTGTCCTGGGTTCCCTTGTGTGATCTGTTTGaaccatgttttcttttcttctcccactTGCTCAGCAGTTTGGGCTTCCTTTCTAGTTCTTTTACCAAGATTTCTGTGTGACCATGTTGACTTCATTCAGATTGCCCTCTTTCAATTTCCTTGTGAAAACACTCTTAACTTTCTCTTTACCCTTAGCTGAAACGTTTATGTAGCTTCTGGTGATATCTTTTCATGATTTTATGTCTCTTAAAATGGTGATGGATGTGACACTTCATAAAAGTGAGCTTTAAACTGTAGATAACtcttaaagaaaatgtcatttcagacaattaaaatatttgtgcTCAACTGCTTGAAcgttgtgtatgtgtatttaattCTATGCAGTATTATCACACATGTAGATTCATGTGACCACCATCACAAGACAGAATAGTTCTATCACATGGATCCCTTGTGCTACCCTTttacagccacagccacagccacatcCCTTTCTTATCCCCTTACTCCAACCTATGGCTACCACTGTTCTGTCCTCCATCtctgtaattttgtcatttcaagaatgttgtatgaatggaatcatatagaaTGTAATCTTATGAGGTTGACTTTTTTCATTCAGGATAATTCCCTTGAaatccatccaagttgttgcatgtatcaagtttcttcctttttttcttttaaaaatgttttatatatttagggggtataagtgcagatttcttacatgcatatattgcatCATGGTGAAGTCTGGGCAGTTATTTTgattgttgagtagtattccatggtatggatgtaccagtTTGCTTAACCATTCACCTACTAAAGGACATAagagttgttttcagttttttgccctgctgtgaacattcacgtacaggtttttatgtgaactttttttttttttgagatggagtctcgctctgtcgcccaggctggagtgcagtggcaccatctcggctcactgcaagctccacctcccaggttcacgccattctccagcctcagcctcccacatagctgggactacaggcacccgccagccccggctaattttttttttttgtatttttattagagatggggtttcaccgtgttagccaggatggtcttgatctcctgacctcatgatccacccgcctcagcctcccaaagtgctgggattacaggagtgagccaccgcacccggcctatgtgaacatacattttcattttctgggaTAAATGCTCAAAAGGGCAATTGTTGGGTTGTGTGGTAAACACGTATATTTTTGTAAGAAACTACCCTACTcttttttccagagtggctgtaccttTTACATACAGCCACTCATACAATTCATACAGCAATGTATGACtgatccagtttcttcacatcctcatcagcatttggtattACTACTATTTTTTATCTTAACCATTCACATAGATGTGTGTAATGATAAcacatgtggttttaatttgcattttccagtGATGGAAAGTATGTtaagctaatgatgttgagtatcttttcatgtgctaattTGCCATCTATATATCCTCTtcggtgaaatgtctgttcatgtctgttgtctattttctatttaggtcatttgttctttttactattgagttgtcAGAGTTTTTTTATACATCCTAGATAAAACTCTTCTGTTAGATATGTGGTTGCTTGAATTTTTAACATAACTTCTACcaaggaaaaaataagtaaaatttccaACTCTTCTTGCATGGCCAGTTACTTACTTAATTCCTGTCCTTCAGTGTTCCATCTAGAGAATTAAGAGATATGATGTATAAAATAGATATCTAGGAGGGCCATTAAGAgagtaaatacttaaaaatacaaagccaATGAAAGCAAAGCCAATAATCACTGTAGGAATATGAGGTGCCTAAGGGCCAAAACTAATGTAAATAAGAGAAAATGGGGATATAAATGACCATGTTTATAAACAGTTATGAAAAATGCTGTCACTTGAAATCTTTCCCACATCTCTCAAGAAAGTAAGTAGGAGTTTATCCTTTCTGTAATCTCTTTTTAGCCCTGCTATTACAGGGCTTATTTAATCACAGTGGCAAGAATTACATGTATCTTACAGTAAAGAAGCAGAATACTGGAATTGTTAGAGAACCCTGATGTGTTCACCTCATAAAGTACAAAGGTGGAAGAGGGAATGAGTTACGTTGTTAAAATCTCAGGCTATTCTGTTAATGTTCCTGCTACTATGAACCCAAacctgtttttttccccttttgacTCCTTGTATCTTCCTCTCATGTGGCATAAAAGTAGTTCTGTCATTAACTTGTACAACATTGCCATCTGCTGTTAAGAATTGGTAGGTACTGCTTCTGAGAACCTGGCTGCAGAACCTTACCATAGGCAGCAGATGTTGAGAAAGTCTATCTTCAGTATTACACATACTAAGTTACAGAGGATGCATCCAAGTAGAGAAAATAATATGTGGGTTAAGATccattcttaaactttttttttttttttgggacagagtcttgctgcgacgcccaggctgaagtgcaatggtgctatctcagcttgctgcaaccttcacctcctagaTTTGGGTAGGTCTtcctcctcggcctccagagtggctgggagtGCCGGcgcaccccaccatgcctggctggttttcgtatttttggtagagatggagtttcaccgtgttggccgggctggtcttgaactcctgacctcagatgatctgctggcctcagcctcccaaagtgctgggatttcacgTGTAAGCCACTACGCTCATCCTCCATCATTAAACCTTTTAATGTGAAATTCTATTATGTACCATTAACCTAACaagattttctttcctatttctgaCTGGTGCCTTTCCCCCTTTTAGGAGCAATGAAAGCTACTCTGTTAGTTATGTTCTTCTGATGTGACAAAATGTCAAGAAGATAGGAGAAgagaatatttcattttgttgatgcTTTTGTTCCCAAGTGTGACCCTAAACTTAAGCTTTGTAGGAGCTGACATTCTCTCATGTCCCTTCCCTTTACTCATGCCAAAAGTATCAACTGGGACATTTTGTGCTTTTGGTTTAAAAGTTAATTGATATTACACCTTGGTTTTATCcaaaaagtaaaagtatttgcctTTGACCAAAGACTGATGCAAGAGCAAATAAGCTTTAAAAACAGGGGTGTTATGTGCTTTCCTCCATTTTTGAGCATGCTATCCAAAATGGTCTGTATAATATAAATGAGAATGATGCAGTTTAAGTAAGTATTTTTATACCATTGTCATGGACCCCTGTCATAAAGCCATTTTTCAGTTTGGGAAAGAGGTATATAGAATTTATACAGATTCACTTGTAAATGTtgcattgaggatttttgtgtaaATTTTCTCAAGTAAAGGCTagcagaaaccaaaaaaaaaaaaaaaaacaaaaaaaaaacaacaaagggcTAAAGGGAAGAGCACATTCCAGTGAAAGGAAAGCAGGGCTCTGAAACTGAACAGATCCAAATCCCAGATCTGCCACCAATAGGCTGTGTAAACTTAAGAAAAGTGACAGTATTTGTTAGCCTCAGGTTCATTTATAAACTGTGTATCCTACCACTGATCATCAAGATGCAGAAATATTAATTCAGGGGATAGGGATGTACTAAGTGTACAATGAACAATATTCTCCTTCTATAAATCAGGGAGGGTTGGAAAggcatgggaggccaaggtgggaagattccttgaggctaggagtttgagaccaacctagggaACATGGAggttctgtctctaaaaaataaaataagacaagcatggtggcccatgcctgtagtcccaggtacttgggaggctgaggtaggaggatatcTTCAACCAAAGacgtcaaggttacagtgagctacggtctcaccactgcaccccaggatgggcaacagagtgagacactgcctattaaaaaaaaaaatcaaggagggtCCCAGAACCACCTGTCCCCCTCTCTGTGCAAACCAGACCTGCATGGTACCAGGGTCAAAATGTCTGGTCTTTGGGCCCAGGGGGTGAGGAGCCTCTGAGCCCCAAGCTTGATCCTCAAGGTTAAGGAGCAGGAAGCCCAGGAGCTGAGCCCCAGGGAGGGAACTTACCTAGTGAGACTAGGTTCCCATAGGTCTCCATCATCACATCCTTGTAGAGTCCCCTCTGAGCAGGGATCAGACAGTCCCATTCCTCCTGGGAGAAGGGTACAGCCACATCCTCAAAGGAAATCATGATGTGGAATGACAAGATCTTGATGCAGCCCTCAGGTCAGGACCTGGAGGGAGAAGACATTAGGCTTAGGACTGGTAAGATCCCTCTGGGAACATGTACCTGTCTTCCCCACTAATGTGAACTCTTTAAGGCAGACACTATATTGGCTCATCTTGGTGTGCCCCAACCTGACTTCTACCGTACCTGGTCCAGCGACAGGAAAACAGTGAGAAGTACATTTCagggacttgaactcaggaacTGAGGACATTGGTGGAGACAGGGAGCTGTCCACCCTCTGGGACCAGCCCCTTATAGACAGACTCCTGCCGAGAAAAGGCTGAGGTCACATGGAAGAGTCTCCATGAGGACCACTCACCTGGAGCCCACCAAGAAGGAGCTGCATGATGGCCATCACTAGGTGTCTGAGCTTGTCCTGAGGTGTGGGCAGAGCTGCAGGGAGAGGAGGGTGATGGAGCCTGACCAACCTTCTGCTCCTCACAGGTGCTCTGAGACTTCTAGGCCCAGACATTTTGTGGTAGCAGAGACCCAATTATGAGCTTCCTGAACACCCCAGGAAAGGTGGATGAACTAAGTAGCCAGTGGTCTTTGAGACCATATCCCCTCCCCACTTTCCTGCCATACTTCTCCATGTCCCAAGAGAGGCCTTCCTGAGGCCCCTGGGATGACAGCATCCTGAGGCCACCATGTGAAAGCCAGGACCATGGCGGTGCACTTGGCCAGGAGAGACAATGGACTGCATTTCCCAGGCCCACCTATGAGGTCCTGCGCAGAGGGCAAACAGCTGAGAACAGCGGATCAGGCTCTTGTGCTAAGGCAGTGAATGAGCAAATGGAGAAGTTGACACGTATGTGTGACACACAAACACAACGCCCAGGTGGTGTCAGGTGACGACAAAggatacaaaaaattaatgatgCAGCATGAGGGCAGCGACTGGTGGTAGGAGATATTTTACACAGGATGGCCAGGGAAGACACCTCCGATAAAGTGACAACAAATCAGAGATCTGGATGGAGTGAGGGTAGGCACCATGTGGATATCAGTGAGGTACATCCCAGGCAGGAGGAGGGCAcaagtgcaaaggctctgagaTGCAAGCACACCTGTGTTCAAGGACGGGCAAGGAAGCCAGAAGGGCTGAAACAGACTAGGGGAGGGTAAAAGAGGTGGGTACCCTCTGGGGTGGGTACCTTGTAGGCCTTAGGGCTATGGGTTTCATTCTGAATGGATGGGAAGTGCCTGGAATGTCTGGGAAGAGTGATATGACCTCAGATGTGGTCTCTACAGCTGCTGCTTTGAGGGTGCTTTGAATACACTATGGGGTGGGGGTAAGGAACAAAAACAGGAAACCAGTCAGAAGGTTCTAGCAACAATCCAGCTAGAGATGAATGTCTTCGACCAGATTGGTGGTGGCAGAAGTGATAAAAAGCAGCCAGATTATGGATACATTTCAAAGGTACCATCAATAGGATTTGCAGATGAATTTCATGTAGGACGAGACACCAAGAGTTTTGACCTGAGCAACTGAAATTATGAAATTTCCATATACTCAAAAGAGTAAGGCTGCAGAAGGATTAAATGTAAAAGTTGTATACAGTAATGTTTAAGATACCTATTAGatttataaatggaaaattaaGGCATTTGGATATACAAGTTGAAAATTCAGGAGTGAGGTTGGGCTGGCTGGGTATATACTGAAAACTGTCAGTACACAGGTAACATCTAAAACCACACATCTGGTTTTATTTTAGCAGTGACATGTGTCACTCCCACAAAAGCCTTCCCAATTGGCCTCGGCATACACAGCAAGTCTCCTCCCCACAGCCCTCTACACAAAAACAAATTCCTTAGTTTAGTTCAGGAGGAAATGTGCCCTTTTCCTTCGGCTCTAGGTGACCGCAAGGCCCAGTTCTTGTCACCAAGATGTTAAGGGAAGTTTGCCAAGGGGCATCTGAAAGGAAATAAGGGGAAAGGATTGACCACaaaggaaagccaagagaaccTTGGAGACACATTCTAGAGCCCTGGCATTTCACAACAAACTCTGGAACAAACCCTGTCTCATCTTCATTCAAGCCTCTGTTGGACAGATTTTCTGACTGGCCGCGGAACATAAGCTCATTGATGTCTTCCCAGTCTCCAGCTGAGTCATACCTTGGTCAGAGGGAATCTTCTAGTCCTCAGACAGGGCTTGCCTTTGACTGGCCCCTGCTGCTTACGTCCTTTGTGAATCACAAGCGGTACCTCTTAATGTACTCTGCCTTCACTCCTAAACGCATGTGGCAGGCATGTAATGCTGCTGTTAGGCGCATGGGCTGGGACTCGAATAGGACTGAGTTCTAACCTTGGATCCACCACTTACTAATGCAGAGGTCTCAGGTAACTGACTTGAGTTTTTCCACAGACCATAAAATGAGATTGACACTACTCCTTAAGTGACAATATTGAGTTAAATGAGAAGATGTATAAAATGCTCAGCACAGTATTAGCAAACCGCAAACAATACAAAGTCTCAATTGTCCTCATCAGTAAGTCAGCATTTACCGAGTGCATACTAAATGAACGTGTTGTTTGTTCCAGCGCATCTGTGAGATATCTCCTGCCTGTTCCTTTCCTTCCCCACAACAGAAGCTCCTTCACACCACAGCTCTCTCACAGCCTTACCCTTTCAGTCAATACATTCCTGCTAAATGAAATgcacttttctctcttcttaaaaaaaaaaaagcacaattcaGCTCGTCCCCTGACATTGCCCAAACTCCCTTCCTCTGCGAGACCTTTTTTGTCCATCTGGCTTCCCTGCCTCAGTGTTGCCCGGGAGCCTGGACGACAGCCCGTAGACCTGCACGCCCCACTGCCTGCGCTCGTGCCTCACACCACCCCTCCGTCAACACAAAGCGGGCGCTCAGCAGCCCGCAGCCGCCCTCCAGGCGTCCTCTACGGGTCACTGAGGCCGCGGGGCCCGTCCTTCGGGCTCTCAGAACCCCGGCACCGTCCCTGCCCGCCCTGGCGCCACTCCAGCACCTCCACACCAGGCGCCCTAGCTCGAGACTCACTCAGCTCGACCACGGGAAGGGAAGGAGCGCGAACGCTAAATCCCGTGCCGCGGAGAGCCAAACCCCCTGGACCGGAAATGCCTAATCTGAACTTCCGCCGTGCCCTTCAGCTCACCAACCAATTGAATTCCACGTTTCGTGGGTCCGCTCTAGGCGGCTGATAGTACTCGATGCTCTGGCAGTCCTTTTCCTTCCTGGTTAGTCCCTACAAGCCCTTGGCGGAATCTGCGGGTGAGAGGGCGCAGGTGCAGAGGTGTCGCCGGCGGCGTGGGTGCGAAGGAAGGGACCCCAACATAGAGCGTTCCTGCGGACGCTTCTCAGGCCGGAGTTGTTCTCCGTACTCTGGACCTGGCCCTTCCTGACCTAGGACGTCGCGCCGCGCACTGTCCCTCTCTCTCGGGCGCCTTTTACCCCACCTCCAAATAGTGATGAAGCTCAGAATCCAGCTTGCGCCCGCTGTGCACCTAGCACTTCCCACCTGTAGTCTTTTGACCTCATCGCCCCCTCGAGAAGGCTGCTGCCATAGCTTAAATGAGGAAGCCGAGGTGCAGAGAGGTTTCAGACCTATTCCAGTGGAGCTGGAATTCGAGAACCAACCGCTCGGTGCTGAGACGCGCGTGCGGAACGGGCGGCTGGCGAGGGTGAAGCGGAGTGAGGGGAGAGGCCAGGTGAGGAGCACGGGCCCGGAGGGAGGACTTacgagaatggaaaggaaagcagcCTGTCTTCAGTGGGACAGTGGGAGCATTAAGATGTCAGAGAATGAGCAGTTGTGGGAAGAGCCAtagggtattttattttatattattttattttttttttgagacggagtctcgctctgtcgcccaggctagagtgcagtggcgcaatctcggctcactgcaagctccgcctcccgggttcatgccgttctcctgcctcagcctctcgcagtagctgggactacaggcgcccgccaccacgcccggctaatttttttgtattttttagtagagaccgggtttcaccgtggtctcgatctcctgacctcgtgatccgcccgcctcggcctcccaaagtgctgggattacaagcgtgagccaccgcgcccggcctcgggtattttattttttagagacggggttttgctctgtcgcccgggctgcaacctcgacctcccgggctcaagcgatcctcctgcctcagcctcccaggcaacTGTGACTACAAGCAACGTGCCACCACACtaaatcttctttaatttttttggggTGAGTTTGGAGGTGGGGGCGGGACAGGTTCTGTCTccgtctcccaggccagagtacagtggcgcaattatGGCccgactcctgggcttaagcgatcctcccacttcagcctccggagtagctgggaccacaggcgcccaccaccacgcccaggtaatttttgtatttttttatagaggtggtgttttgccatgtttcccaggctggtcttgaactcctgagctcaagcgatccacccgtctcagccttccaaagtgctgggattacaggtgtcagccaccacgctcggccctaaatatttttttaaaagttggattTTTCATGGTGCCCAAGGGAAGAGACACTCCTTTCCCTTTACTAAGaccatatttttaagaaaactttgTAATAGGAAAATCTTTTTTTGCCCTCTTGAaatgtttgtaaattttttaaaaagctgcatcAGCCTCTTGCCCGTTTTATAAACCAGGAATGTCTTTCTTAAGGAACTTGGAGTGATTTCTTTGAAATATAAAGGCCAAGGAAGATAGCTTCCCTCCTTGTCTCTGTGGGAATTTAGCAGGTGACTGGCTCCAAGTTGCAATTACCTGCTTGTCATAGAGACATGAGGTTTATTTTAACTTTGGATAAAGGCAGTTAGCTGACACAGATGGCCGCCCCAAGTACCACATACCTGCCTTCTCGTTTAGAAACACTGTGGGCATTAGGGGCAACTCATGCAGAAGACCCAGGAATCTTCCAGGTATACTCCATGGGATGCCTGTTCCACTCTGGCCCATTGGTACAAGCCGGCCTTTTCTTTTAAGGATAGTGGGGTCCGTTCTGAGAGTGGCCTTTGCAACATCTCTCACTTCCCCTGTTGactgctatttcttttcttcctgctttcctACTCCCTTGATCCCAAACTCACTAGGGGTATTTAGTGAGCACTTACTGTTGCAGTAAGACTCTAGCCAAGGAAGACGAAGAGACAGCTGGAGACCAAAGAGAACTTTAATTCGGGCACCCAAGTCTACAGCAGGCTCATGCCCCAAAGAAAGCAGGCTTGCTTATATGTCGTTTGAGGCGTGAAAAACAAGGCAGGATACAAGTTTCAGACAAAGACAGTAAATTATTCAACCTGTGACAATTCTGAGAAAACTTACATTTAGTTATCTTGACCAGTCAACCTTGAAGCTGGACAGAACTGGGGTAAGGGAAAACAGGAATTACAGAAGAATGTGGGAGTCGCCAGGCCAAGCTTGGAAGGTTGAGATAAGCTCGCAGCTGCAACTTCTTAGCGATGCTGGTAGGGGCTGCTTAAATTTCTTAGCCTGTATATAACTTCTGAATAGCCTACACTAAATGGTAACTATTACCTATgttatgtttgttgttttaaactttaatattacttactttattttccttccacaTTACCTTTGCTGTTAGCAGCTTTGAGAAATGCTGCTCTAAGATGTGGGAAGTCATTAAAGGATTTAAGCAGGGAGAGACAAGGTCAGATTaatgtttcagaaaaatatttactgttttccAGCTGAAACTAGTACAGTAAAATTTACTTTCTGGTCACAGCACACAGCAGTCACATCCTGGAGGAACTGTACTTCTCTAAGATCTAGTCTGTCCTGTGGTTTAAATGACTTTTATCAAATTGTCTTTATTACTTTGTACACTGCTTTCACCAGTCTGCTCTTCCATGGCAAAGGGGGCAGAACTGTTATTTAGGGTTTTCCACATCCAGTATGCTCATAAGATTTTTACCCTGTGTGAACTTCCAGATGTCGAATAAAGGCTGGATGCTGACCAAAGACCTTTCCCCAATTTTTGCATATGTGTAGGTAGGGTTGCTCACCAGTAGTGTTCCCCTGATGCTTCATAATGGTTGATCCCAGAGAGAATGCCCTTTCACACTCATTAccttcatagggtttctctccagtgtgagttctgTGGTGGGAAATTAGGTTAGAACTTTG
The Symphalangus syndactylus isolate Jambi chromosome 7, NHGRI_mSymSyn1-v2.1_pri, whole genome shotgun sequence genome window above contains:
- the LOC134737270 gene encoding uncharacterized protein: MYKMLSTVLANRKQYKVSIVLISKSAFTECILNERVVCSSASVRYLLPVPFLPHNRSSFTPQLSHSLTLSVNTFLLNEMHFSLFLKKKKHNSARPLTLPKLPSSARPFLSIWLPCLSVAREPGRQPVDLHAPLPALVPHTTPPSTQSGRSAARSRPPGVLYGSLRPRGPSFGLSEPRHRPCPPWRHSSTSTPGALARDSLSSTTGREGARTLNPVPRRAKPPGPEMPNLNFRRALQLTNQLNSTFRGSALGG